From the genome of Candidatus Defluviilinea proxima:
GCTTTGACAGCCTGACCTTCCTTGACCATCACTTCGCCAACGGTGCCGCTGGTGTTGAAGGCGATCTCGGCATATTGGATGGGTTCCACTCGTCCCTCGGCGATGACGGTGTCATCGGCTATTACGGTTGGAATCGCTTCTGGCGTACCGGTCTCTGCGCTTTTCGAAGTCGAGCATGCGGTAAAGAGCAAACTTGAAACCACAAGCAAGATAAGGATTTTGTTTTTCATATTAAGCCTCCATGCAAAATAATCTACTGAGTATGATAGGGTTTTCAGGAAAAAGTTTCACTGCCCAAGGGGGGAGTCTTCACCTATCCACTTGGACAGTTCGCCATTCTCTTCTATATTACGACGGTTTTCGGTTTTAGTTGCAAACATTGAAAAACTTTAATGCAGATTGTCTTGACGTATGGAAAAGACTGATTAAAATAGAACATGTGTTCTAAAAAGGAGGACGCATGTCTGCTAATAACCGACAATTCTCTCTTGTGCTTGAATCGTCCCTCAAACTAAAAGCGGATTCCCCAACGCTTCTCGATCACCCGATACCTGCTCTAGCAACTTTGAACAGTGTCCTCGCTGGTATCGGTCCACTACCGCGTGAGGCTTTATTCCTCGGCGTGGCATCAGATGGCTTGCCTGTTCTATTGAATCTGCACGACCCGATCCCTGGCCCGTTGTTGGTTGTGGGTGAAGCGGGCGCTGGTAAAACGGGACTCTTGCAATCCATTGTCAACTCGTTGATCAAAACACACAGAGCAGAAGATCTGCAATACGGCGTTATCACAGACTACGCCGATGAGTGGTTGTCTGTTGAACACACGCGCCATCGTATGGGTATTTTTTCTGCCAATCAAGAAAGTGCGCAAGACTATATGCGTTCTCTTGTTTCTTGGGCACGTGAAAATAAAAGATCAGATCGATCCATTTTGTTGTTGATCGATGACCTTGAAGCGATCGCAAAGCTGGACTTTGACGCTTTGCAGAATTTTCGCTGGCTCCTCGCGCGTGGACCTGCGCGGCGTGTGTGGCCTGTCATTACCATGAATGCAGATCGCTATGGTCAGGTACTTTCATGGATACCGATCTTCCGTACGCGTGTGTTTGGACGTATTACTAACGAACGTGTGGCGGCTGCGCTTGGTGGCGATAAGAAATCAGCGTTGGATCAGTTGGAAGCGAAGATCCAGTTTTCCCTGCGCGAGAACGGGAATTGGGTCCGCTTTTGGCTCCCAAGTGTCTAGTCTTGTAATCCCAGTTGTGCTAGAATCAAATTTGTAAGTGCATGAAGTTTGGCGGTCTCGGCAATCAGAAGGGGAATCTTGTTTCACTTCCTGGCGCCTGGGTGTCTGTGATCCCGTAAGTCATGCATCGTTGATCCGTCCCGCCGTTGGTAGTTGCTTCACTGCCCGGCATACACTCAGGAGAGAGAATTAAATGGAAGCGAAACTATATGTAGGAAATCTGCCGTACAGCACGGTGGATGCAGACTTGGAAAACCTGTTTTCCCAAGCTGGCAACGTCAAGTCTGCGCAAGTGATCAAGGATCGCGTTAGTGGACGCTCAAAAGGCTTTGGCTTTGTTGAGATGTCCTCACCCGATGAAGCCCAAAGCGCCATTAACAAGTTTAATGGTCAGGACTTCAATGGACGCGCCCTCACTGTGAATCTTGCCCGTCCGCGCGAGGATCGTCCTGGCGGCGGAGGAGGCGGTTTTCGCGGTGGCGGCGATCGTGGTGGTGGCCGCAGGCAAGGTGGCGGCGGCGATCGGGAACGCAGACGCGATTACTAGGTCGTCATAATTCTTTGCAGTTTTTGAGCCAAATGGGCGGCGCCATCCATTTGGCTCAAATTATTTATGGATGTTTGACATGCTCGATAGCTTTATCGTACGCGAATACGCACCGCAGGATTTTGATGCAGTGACCATTCTGTGGCGAGTCTCTCGCGAGAAATCTTTACCTGATTTTCAGCGTGAAAAAGGATACTTCTTTTATGAGGACCAGTGGTATTTTAGTGAAATGGTCTTGAAGAAGGACAAGGTTTGGGTGGTGGAACAGAATGGACGCGTGGTCGCGTTCATGGCAATGGAAAACGATTTTATTGATCAGTTATATATTCATCCCGATCATTGGCGACAGGGAATTGGGACTGTTCTGTTGAATTTCGCACGGGAGAAATCTCCGGAACATTTGTGGCTTTATACTTTACAGGTCAACGTCAATGCGCGCGCCTTTTATGAGAAGAACGGATTTATTGCAGAGAAGTTTGGTGTCAGCCCGCCGCCGGAGAATGCGCCGGATGTGGAATATCATTGGAGAAAATTGTAATTAACAGCCTATGTCAAATCAAATTCGCCCGGTATATCTTGAAGTGAATCTTTCTCAACTGAGAAAAAATATTGAAGCCATTCGAGCACATGTTGGCTCGGCCAGGGTCATGCCGATGATCAAGGCCAATGCATATGGACACGGCGTGGACGGTGTTGCACCGTTCATCGAACCGTACGTGGATTATCTTGGTGTAGCGATTCTTGAAGAAGGAATCCATTTGCGTGAATTGGGAATCACCAAACCAATTCTTGTTGCTGGTGGCGCGTTGCCGGAGCAAGTTCCATATTTTGCGGAATATGACCTGACATTAACCGGCTCATCTGTTGAATTGTTGGATGCGGCCAATGAAGTTTCTCAGACAACTGGTAAACGCATCAAGACTCATCTGAAAATTGATACCGGTATGGAGAGGGTGGGCGTCCATGAGTACGAAGCGGAAACGTTGATCTGTAAGTCGTTAGCGTGTAGCCACTTGGATGTGGAAGGGATTTATACACACTTTGCAAACTCAGAAGTGAGCGATGCAAATTATTCGAAGTTACAACTCGAACGATTTGAAGAAGCTCTTGATGTATATCGGAAGTTGAGCATCCCTGTCCCTCCGATCAGGCATGTTTGCAATTCAGGCGGAATCTTGAATTTGCCGCAAGCACATTTTGACATGGTGCGCCCGGGGATTCTGTTTTATGGTATTTATCCCGGCAAGGAGACGCCTCGTATTGATGGCGTAAAACCTGCTGTGACATGGCGTGCGAAGGTCTCGTATTCGAAGAGAACAAGGCCTGGGCGGGCTGTTAGCTATGGGTCGCTGTGGCAGGCTGAAGTCGAGACAAGAATCGTCACTGTCCCATGCGGATATGCGGATGGGTATTTTCGTCGCATGACGAATCACGCGCAGGTGCTCATCCATCAAAAAAAGTATCCGCAAGTGGGGCGCATTTGCATGGATCAATTTATGGTGAACGTTGGCGATGATGATGTCAGAGTGGGAGATGATGTGGTCCTATTAGGTGATGAAATTTTTGCGGAAGATCTTGCTGAGTGGACGGGCACGAACGAGTACGAGGTTCTTACAAATATCAGCGCGCGTGTGCCACGTGTGTACGTGAATGAGTGATGGTAGAATGATGCGATTTCGTTTGAGGTGAAAATTGAAAAATATAGTTCAAAAATATTGGCAGATTGTTTTGATCGCTATTGTCATCGTCGGGTTGGATCAGTGGACGAAGACTTTTGTGCGCACAACCATTCCGTTGGGCGAGCGCTGGTTGCCTGCAGGTTGGGAATGGCTACAACCTTATGCACGTATTGTGCATTGGTACAACACAGGTGCGGCGTTCGGAATGTTTAAAGATGGAAGCATGGTATTTACGGTGCTGGCCTTTATCGTGATCGGGTTGATCCTTTTTTATTATCCACAGGTCGAAAGCGCGGACTGGTCATTGCGTATTGCAATGAGCATGCAGTTAGGTGGCGCCGCTGGTAATTTGATCGACCGTCTGACGATTGGGCATGTGACGGATTGGATCTCTGTTGGAAACTTTGCCGTGTTTAACGTTGCCGACGCAAGCATCAGCATGGGTGCGGCCATTTTATTCCTCGGTGTGTGGATGATGGAACGAAAAGAGAAAAAGAAAAAGGAACAGGAAATGGCTGAACAAAATCAATCTGGACCGGCGCAAAGTGAAGTAACCAGTGAGTGATCGCGTACTGAATTTTAGTTTTGATAATGAAACTCCTGAGCGGCTCGATAAGTTCTTGACCGGGCTGTTACAGGAGTTTTCTCGCTCTCGGATACAAGGCCTAATTCTGGATGGCTTTGTGGACGTGAACGGTCAGGCCGCAAAAAAAGCTGGTCAGGCCCTCGAGGCCGGTTCCACTGTGACG
Proteins encoded in this window:
- the lspA gene encoding signal peptidase II — encoded protein: MKNIVQKYWQIVLIAIVIVGLDQWTKTFVRTTIPLGERWLPAGWEWLQPYARIVHWYNTGAAFGMFKDGSMVFTVLAFIVIGLILFYYPQVESADWSLRIAMSMQLGGAAGNLIDRLTIGHVTDWISVGNFAVFNVADASISMGAAILFLGVWMMERKEKKKKEQEMAEQNQSGPAQSEVTSE
- a CDS encoding RNA-binding protein yields the protein MEAKLYVGNLPYSTVDADLENLFSQAGNVKSAQVIKDRVSGRSKGFGFVEMSSPDEAQSAINKFNGQDFNGRALTVNLARPREDRPGGGGGGFRGGGDRGGGRRQGGGGDRERRRDY
- a CDS encoding GNAT family N-acetyltransferase, whose amino-acid sequence is MLDSFIVREYAPQDFDAVTILWRVSREKSLPDFQREKGYFFYEDQWYFSEMVLKKDKVWVVEQNGRVVAFMAMENDFIDQLYIHPDHWRQGIGTVLLNFAREKSPEHLWLYTLQVNVNARAFYEKNGFIAEKFGVSPPPENAPDVEYHWRKL
- the alr gene encoding alanine racemase, with the protein product MSNQIRPVYLEVNLSQLRKNIEAIRAHVGSARVMPMIKANAYGHGVDGVAPFIEPYVDYLGVAILEEGIHLRELGITKPILVAGGALPEQVPYFAEYDLTLTGSSVELLDAANEVSQTTGKRIKTHLKIDTGMERVGVHEYEAETLICKSLACSHLDVEGIYTHFANSEVSDANYSKLQLERFEEALDVYRKLSIPVPPIRHVCNSGGILNLPQAHFDMVRPGILFYGIYPGKETPRIDGVKPAVTWRAKVSYSKRTRPGRAVSYGSLWQAEVETRIVTVPCGYADGYFRRMTNHAQVLIHQKKYPQVGRICMDQFMVNVGDDDVRVGDDVVLLGDEIFAEDLAEWTGTNEYEVLTNISARVPRVYVNE